The following nucleotide sequence is from Zingiber officinale cultivar Zhangliang chromosome 10A, Zo_v1.1, whole genome shotgun sequence.
GTACACAAACTATTGCATTTTTATATGATTAAACTTCCTACTGTGGCATGCTGTTGACAGTTTCAATTGAATGGTGATTGGTTCCATTTTATTGACATgaacataaaaaagaaaaaaacactgAAGACTGAATTTACCTAGCTTTGACAATAGCATCAACCGTCTTCTGTTCTTGGGGATTTACACTTCTTGTTACCTGCTTCAATATGACATTCTTGAATATCCAAAAAGAGAATCATATTTTGGCAAAGTAATGTCCGGATAAAGTTGTTCTTGTTATTTCATACCTGACCATCAGCAATTATCAATAGAACATGGTATTGCCCTCCACTCTGCTCCACAATGGTCATGGCCATTTCAATAATTGGTGCAAAAGATGTCGGTCCTAGAACCAAATATGTCAGATTCAATTAAATGACTTCCAAAAGCTACTATTTACACTGGAATAAAAAAGAAAGTGTGAGCTGAATGCATAAGTACCAGATAATTGCACAAACGGAGCGATTTCTCGATACCGATCTAAAGCTTCCTCGAATCCATGGCACGGTCTGTTCCCTGGGTAGAAGCTAAATACATCTTGGTCATGGGTAGATGCTGCACCAGTAGTCAAGCCATGGATTTCAAAGGTTAATTAAAAGCTCAAATCAGCCATCACATTGCAGTACCAAGCAGGATGCATGTGTGCTTACCATCTCCGAAACCAAAGCATGGGATTAAGTTATCTTCGTCAAATGATGACAAGGTTCGTCCAATAATGGAAATTGCTTGTTCATAAGGATTTTTAGTAGTTCCAACGTGGTGCAAGCTGCTGCCATGGAACGAGTTCTTACCTGTCGACGGAGACAATCAATTAGATTTGTGCTTTAATGAACACAAGAATCCATCGACCTGTACCTGTCCACTCATTGCTTTTTGTGAAGTCAATTCCTACAATGAGATTCGATGATTCAAGCCCAGATTTTGTCAGCTCCTCTGTTACCTGTTGAAATTGCACGCCACAGAGCAATATAATGTGCGTTAATTATGGGCTTCTCAAACAGCTTTATTCTTCCGTGAAATAAATAAATTACCTGCTGTAAGGAGGTAAAGCCATCGGCTATCCTCGAGAACTTATGTTCCAACTTGGGCTTCTTTACACTGGTCGTGTTAGTTGGAGACAGCGATGGGTGTGCCATGGAATGAAACTCATATGGAGGAGGATGACGGTGATGGTGGTAGTGACTCTGATGGGAAATCCAATATTCATGGGCGTGATCACTTGTGGAGTAAGGCTGCTCTGTGTGCCGTGTCCCATGGTAGGGAGGAGATGAAGATCTTGCTTCCCGCCTTCTGCCTTCGATTGAGCTTTTAGCTCCCATTCTTCTCCAAACTATTCAAAGCGATGGCTTCAACTCCAGGAAAAGCCAGCAACTGTTGCAGATCAAAATCTGGAGTTCATGGATCTTTGTacttgatttatatatatataccaacATATATTGACTCTGACTATGTCTGAGTCGTACAAATTAAGCAAGGACGAATGTTCAGATGCATGCGGACGCGAAATGAAGGAGATGAACAATAACTGTAGGGATTTAGCATCGAATATGCTATGCTAATGACGACAGACTCAGAAATGTTTCTTGTATGACGCTACCGATTAAAAGTTGGTGAAAGATGGGACTTTGAACTGATCTCGATATCGAGAACGAAGCGAAACGTCCAAGTAACTGCAGCATAAGTTTCTCGGAAAGTAAGCGTGAGGCGGCTTTGTTTTTACACCTCGAGCATGAGCAGATCTCCGCGTCTTCCTCTTCGCCTTGGTTCCTTCTTCATCTTGGATTGGATCTCTCCTTTTGATCAGTGATTTCTTTCAATATATCAAAAAAGTTAAATTTCAGGCTCTCAGCACGAGAGTGGGTCAAGCAGGATTTATGCTGTCGTGGATAAGACGTCACATGAATCATCTTATATGACGTCACTGATCAGACGTAATAGATCAGACGTCACATGGTTTGATGATCCATCGTTGACTAAGGACCTTTGCCTTTAGAATTAAATTGACAAGTACTACGTTGAGTCTTTAAAATTggcaaaatattttgtaaaaaaaaaattaaatgaaaaaagaATTATATATGTTGTTCTATTATCatttctatcttttttttttgtgctttTAGTTCTAATGATCAAATttgttttttaataaaaatatgaaaaacaCTCTATTCAAACTAAACTTTCATAAATATCCTTTTATTTCGAtctaaaataatataataattagtatcttttatcatattttatttcACTTAAGAAATTATTTATAATTCTTTGTATCCCAATTATCTCTTTTATCAATTTTTGATACGTCCAATACTAGTTTTGAGAATTAGCTTGGacaaatgaaaaaaattatttacaagtattttaaaattaaaataacattttGATCCTTCTCAATTTTATTTCTCTAAAAATGTTCTTAAACCCTGTTTTTGGTTTGTTCATGATTCTAAAGTCATCAAGCTGAAATTAATCCTAAAGATTAAAGCCGGACGTGATAATATAATGAAATTTAAGTGCTGAATCTGAAATTTGTAGGAACTTGTATGCTAATATAAGTGGGAAATTAACTATTATGAAATTATTTATTTCGTGAATCACaacaaaatcttttttttttattattatttaatttttctattcttTTTGTTAAATACTTTGACTAACTTATCTCGGCTCCTAATTTTCgatatatttaattataaaaagaCTCCATAGATTAGTCATCAGTCGTTACAAAGATTCTATAAGTTATTGAATGACATTTCATTCCAGTAATATaattattcaaaaataaaaatttattttattgttgtatttgatttgTAAAAATTGTATAAATAGTCAATGagatttaaaacaaaatagtATTGAAAAacaggaaaattttaaaaatccaaaCAACTAATACTTAAAATAATAACTAAGTTAGATTTGAAAATTGATTATATTATAAAACTATAGTATATTTTATAGAAATATTGATATTATTGGGTTCATAAGAATAAGAATAatattaggggtgtaaatgagtcaagccgctTGTAAattattcgaaactcgattcgataaaagctcgtttgagctcgtttaatgaggctcgttaagataaataaaccaagcttaagcttcataatattcgactcgttagctcgtgaacatgttcgttaaactcataaatcaacttttaaataaaaaaaataatagttttgatattgaatttatagattttacactctacttatgaaaaatatagacaaatatattaaatttatttattagaataaaattataaattttaacaagaatattataagtttttaaaatatataatttagtttttaatgaatatttaaatttataatttatatttattaagctcgtttaggctcgataaaagctcgaataagctcgttagtcatgaatatattcgttaaataaagctcgagctcagctcgattataaacgagtcaaactcaaacatccaagagtttggCTCAGCTCgcctcgattacacccctaaatagtattatatataatgtattcataattattatttttagaatagTTATTTTATATGTGATTAAAACATAGCTCAATGTATCAATATTTATACACTTATGCATGATTTTCCAAATCCATATTGTATTTCAGAAATAAGTATTTcttatcactacaagaaaatagatATTTTGCGACGATGTTTCTCGTCGCTAATACTATTTTTTCGTCATTGAAAAATATTCGAGACGATAAAATTTCATCGCTAGAGTCGTTGTTATAAGCTTGTCGTAAACCTATATTAGCGACGAATTTTTTGTTATCGTTGCTAATAATTTTGCGATGTTAAACTATTCATCGCTAAAGTAAATTACTTCGCCGTAAACTATTTAACGATGATTTAATTAGTATCGTTGCTATAGTTAGTGTTAACGACGATTTTATTGATTACGCCGCTAAAATATTCCCTACAATTTATATAAATTCGTCGCTAAAACTACGTCCCCAATTTCGATAAATGCAGCTAGGTTAGCGACGAATCAAACCAAATTCATCGCCAACGATTATATTAGCGACAAATCAAACCAAATTCGTCGCTAATATTATAGTTTAGTGACAAATTTGGCTTGATTCGTCGCTAACCACtggtttttttaaaaagaaatattttcgtTTATATCCTGTGTACATATTTATATACATACCAATCATCACAACTATAACAAACTAtaacaacaaattcacaaatactCTAACATTTAACTCATACTTCAacgcaaatataataacaatattCACAAACCAAATTCAAAACATATTCACAACCAACAATCCAACCAAGTTCACAACCAAAAATCCAAACCAGTTCAAAACAGGTCCAGAACATCATGTTTCTATCCAAAAGTCTACAACATCAAAGCCTTagacggaggaggaggtggtggagcTGAAGATGAATCATGGACCAAGGAATCTAATGCTCCAGGTGCCAATCAGTTAAGTATTTGTTCAAACATATATCTTGTCTTGATTTAATTGATGCTAACTTATCTTGGATGTCTTCTCATATGTCAATCTTaactcttttaatatttttttctcttcataATGAGAGTTTGGAATCGCATTTGGTTTTGGAAATGCCCCTTGCAATAATTGAAGTAATATATCAAAAGATTTATTGCTCCACCCATTTAACACTTTCACATGCATTAAATTAACTTGACCAAAAAATTGAATACAGAAAAATTAGTACAAGTGTGATATAACTCTTTTTGTGCTTCTTCAAACATTGAGGTATAACTTCCTCTAATATCATCTGCATTGATATCATCTAATTGAGGTGCACTAGTATTGATATTTTCTGCATTTCTTAAATCAGTAAACATATCTTCAAAATCATCTTCTTCAAAACCACAATCATGTTCCTCTTCATTgacaatatttatattaatagatAATGTAGTAGCTTCTCCGTGAAAATTCCAAACTTTATATAATTTATCAAATCTCCACCTATAAAGATGTCCTCGAACATAATCCAActcatatttaaataaattgtcacaccttCTGCATGAACAACGAATTTTGGATAAATTTAAACTTATCATATAATTATCTACCACCTTTAAAAACTGATTTAGCCCATTTATATATTCAGGCTCAATCTGATTCTCAATCATTATCCaacttttatacatatttataacctgattaaatatataaaaaatttcatattttcaataaaataatcctaaaattaattaataacatcaaaataaccctaaaattatcatctaagcaaaaataaaaattaaagattTGAATTAACAAAGCAAAAAAATAAATTGGACTCAAAATTTAAACTGGCATAAGTGAACATGGAGACTTGAAGTCCGAAATgccatattaaataaataaaaactaaagtATAACCAGAATGCATCACAAAAGGATCATAGGTTGGATGACTAAGAAATTTTCTACACATGTGACCTAACATTACATACTATAAATGACTATATTACCAAAATATTACAATTCTAAACTAGGTATAGCTACTATAATCACCTAGAGACAAGGTTACCAAACTTTCTGAAATCATATGTGGCCAACTAACAACTAGAGATTTGCTGGCACTTGACTTAGTTTACTGGTCACATTTTTATCATACTAGTTGAAAATTTCTATTTGACATGcaacttatagatttgcattgcCCACCCCATCTCGGCTTCTTGATTTGTGGTAGGTAATAATTTAATTTAGCttcaaataattattattttaatttggtACGATTTTATCTGAGACAAAATTTGGTAACATAGAGATTGTTTTTGTTTTCTATGTTCCTATATGTTTGTGTGGtgaaaagatttatgttttgtatGTTATTTGTTCTAAATAATGATGAAATTATCTtcgtttgttttattttggctgGATTTGTTGATTTTTGTATGATATTCAAGTCTGGAAATGTGTTTAAATTCAATAATTTCACTTTTTGATATTATGTTGTTACCAACCACTAGTACGTTCATTTTATGAAtattagagattttattttacAATGAATGCGCAGAGTTTATTTGATGTTACATATAGTTTCTTGtatcaatgatttttttttttttgcagagtGACTTCACATTTAGTTGATTAATGATGTAAGACTAATGCTTCCTTTGGACCTATGACTTACTCTTTAAGTTTAGTTTTATGACAACTAATTCAAAAGGTGGTAAAGGATAAAAATTATACTTACATTCATATATCAGGGGGGATTGGAGTAACTCAACATGCGGTTTGACTTACATGTCATCTTGTTTATTCAAGACTAGCACAACCTTTTGCAGGGCACCTTAGTTTTTTGATTGGTTGACTTGTTAACCCGAAAGTTGAGCCATTTGAGAAAAGTCTTGTTTGTAAGTTTGTATTCATTCCCCTTGACTAGGAGGGTCCCAAGTCCAACACTGGACCCACTAAACTGCACCGAGAgcttagttttgttttctttttcatatGGTGTAGATTTGTTGCTCAAAATCATAAATATGGCATTTATACCTTAAGTTTGGTTTGACAATCATTTATTTAATAGCTTCagctaatagaaaaaaaaaaatctacactcGTCTATTTTTAATTAATAGTACTTGATTGGTATGATCTTTTACATGTGACCTATTTTCAGTGTTAATGATTGAACGGTGAGTACTACAAAATTTTTCAATAAATCAAATCTACAACTAGATTTTGTGATTTCATATGATTAAAAAAGAATGAATATACCTTACTAATAAATAGCAGATTTTCAGAGGGAGTAGTCAGTCTGTTGCCAAATCACCAGAAATAGGAGGGAAGATGAACCTAGATGTGGTGTTTCCGTAAACAATAAATGGACAACGGGTAGGAGGTAGCGTGGATGGTCTCTGCTGGCCGCTGGAAAGTAAAAAAGCAATGAGGGGAAGGCGTCGGAATCGCAGGAGGAGAAGTGCGGCGTAGGATGGCGCAGGAGGCTTCCGTCAGAGTCGTTGGAGTCGCCGGAGAAGAGGTACGcatggagaagaagagaaggtgtgGTGCGAGGAGAAAGACAGAGTGGCGTCGGGTCTGGAAAATTAGGTATTTTAGTGAGTGTTAGCGGCGAGTTAAATATTTCGTCGCT
It contains:
- the LOC122027436 gene encoding E3 ubiquitin-protein ligase RGLG5-like — translated: MGAKSSIEGRRREARSSSPPYHGTRHTEQPYSTSDHAHEYWISHQSHYHHHRHPPPYEFHSMAHPSLSPTNTTSVKKPKLEHKFSRIADGFTSLQQVTEELTKSGLESSNLIVGIDFTKSNEWTGKNSFHGSSLHHVGTTKNPYEQAISIIGRTLSSFDEDNLIPCFGFGDASTHDQDVFSFYPGNRPCHGFEEALDRYREIAPFVQLSGPTSFAPIIEMAMTIVEQSGGQYHVLLIIADGQVTRSVNPQEQKTVDAIVKASKYPLSIILVGVGDGPWDTMHEFDDNIPARSFDNFQFVNFTEIMSKNAPESLKEAEFALAALMEIPLQYRATLDLGILGQHARTSPRRVALPPPATVPNSVPPSPGSMQSSSSYSSHSTTPAPSAPAASTSSDTQVCPVCLSNLKNMAFGCGHQICHDCGSLLSSCPICRRTIETRIKLYS